In the Chroococcidiopsis sp. SAG 2025 genome, one interval contains:
- a CDS encoding YdcF family protein, producing the protein MPRVKTASVNKKQRFLPTKSRFFCLVTSVVLFVLFGIIPLRLTIALYQTPLPQAIIALGGDPIRETFAADFALQHPPLEIWISSPYLKTFDFPDLPSPSGSRIHIDRRAVDTVTNFTSLVADFKQRYFQHVYLITSDFHMARAKAIAFFVFGSQGIAVTPISVPSNKPPESWFHICRDVCRTWLWILTGRTGASLTILFG; encoded by the coding sequence ATGCCAAGAGTAAAAACTGCCAGTGTGAATAAAAAACAGCGCTTTCTGCCCACGAAATCTCGTTTTTTCTGTTTGGTAACTTCTGTTGTGTTATTCGTACTGTTCGGTATTATTCCTCTGCGACTAACAATTGCTCTATATCAAACACCACTGCCCCAAGCAATTATTGCTTTAGGTGGCGATCCGATCCGCGAAACTTTCGCTGCTGACTTTGCTTTACAGCATCCACCTTTAGAAATATGGATTTCTTCTCCTTATCTCAAAACCTTCGATTTTCCAGATCTTCCGAGTCCCTCTGGATCGCGAATACATATCGATCGTCGCGCTGTCGATACCGTAACTAACTTTACCTCTCTAGTTGCTGATTTCAAACAACGGTATTTTCAACATGTTTACTTAATTACATCTGATTTTCACATGGCAAGAGCAAAGGCGATCGCCTTTTTTGTCTTTGGTAGCCAGGGGATTGCTGTGACTCCCATATCAGTACCATCAAACAAACCACCTGAATCCTGGTTTCATATTTGTCGTGATGTTTGTCGCACTTGGCTGTGGATACTTACAGGTCGTACTGGGGCTAGTTTGACAATACTTTTCGGTTAA
- a CDS encoding glycosyltransferase, whose translation MKVLHVIPSIDPALGGPTQVVLNLVRALREHGIDAEIATTNDKGSELLDVTLHRRVEYEQVPIWFFPRFSPSIKQFIFSAALTRWLWQHARDYDLIETHYLFSYAPACAAVIARLQGIPYAVRTMGQLTPWALSQSWLKKRIYSFLIERHNLNCADLIHCTAPGEAEDVRNFGIQTPSFTLPLGVNRPIELPDPKQQLYETYGIPPSTPVVLFLSRLHPNKRPDLLIHALSQLAVQNHNFHLILAGSGEPQYLNYLTDLVSSLGLSSRTSIAGFVMGRDKDLLLQASDLFVLPSFSENFGIAVAEAMAVGLPVVVTPDIQISPEIAAASAGLVVEGQIEPLTNAIAQLLSSPELRQQLGENGRLLASQRYSWQAIAQNLISIYTAAIAQQPIPTTCSEPENFVTLP comes from the coding sequence ATGAAAGTTTTACATGTTATTCCTTCGATCGATCCGGCTCTAGGGGGACCGACTCAGGTTGTTCTCAATTTAGTTCGAGCTTTGCGCGAACATGGAATTGATGCCGAAATCGCCACTACGAACGATAAAGGCTCAGAATTATTGGACGTGACGCTCCATCGGCGGGTTGAGTACGAGCAAGTCCCGATTTGGTTTTTTCCACGTTTTTCACCATCAATTAAACAGTTTATTTTTTCAGCAGCCTTGACTCGTTGGCTTTGGCAACACGCAAGAGATTACGATCTGATCGAAACGCACTATCTTTTTTCTTATGCTCCCGCTTGCGCTGCTGTAATTGCCAGGTTGCAAGGAATTCCTTATGCAGTTCGGACAATGGGACAGTTAACGCCTTGGGCTTTGTCTCAAAGTTGGCTGAAAAAACGGATATATTCATTTCTAATTGAACGTCACAATCTGAATTGTGCCGATCTGATCCATTGCACTGCTCCAGGCGAAGCCGAGGATGTCCGAAATTTTGGCATTCAAACACCTAGTTTCACGTTACCTTTAGGAGTCAATCGACCGATAGAACTGCCCGATCCTAAGCAACAGCTATACGAAACTTACGGCATACCTCCCTCCACACCAGTTGTCCTATTTCTGTCGCGGCTTCACCCCAACAAACGCCCAGATTTGTTAATTCATGCTCTCAGCCAACTGGCAGTTCAGAATCACAACTTTCATCTGATTTTGGCAGGTTCGGGAGAGCCGCAGTATCTCAACTACTTGACTGACTTAGTATCATCCCTCGGGCTTTCCTCACGTACATCGATCGCTGGTTTCGTTATGGGTAGAGATAAAGATCTTCTCCTACAAGCCTCAGATCTTTTTGTCTTGCCGTCCTTTTCCGAAAATTTTGGGATTGCCGTAGCAGAAGCAATGGCAGTAGGGCTGCCAGTCGTTGTGACTCCCGACATCCAAATTTCACCAGAAATTGCTGCGGCATCGGCTGGGCTGGTTGTTGAAGGTCAAATCGAACCCTTAACAAATGCGATCGCGCAACTACTATCATCTCCAGAACTCCGGCAGCAATTAGGAGAGAACGGTCGGCTGTTGGCAAGTCAACGATATTCTTGGCAGGCGATCGCCCAGAATCTAATCTCGATTTACACAGCAGCGATCGCGCAACAACCAATACCTACAACCTGCTCAGAGCCAGAGAACTTTGTTACGCTGCCATAA
- a CDS encoding glycosyltransferase, whose translation MPELAGRTNCHLWFPNIFEFKGGIQVYSAFLLNALESLYPNWHYQVYLKHDTRSPFDLARSPNTQFYYTGSLPLRLRTVGFAAQICGAGLWQRPSLAIATHLNFTVAAYWLKQLTGMPYWAIAHGVEAWDINRPTLQKALHHADRILAVSSYTRDRLLKEQNLDPAKVSLLPNTFDAERFKIQPKPQYLLERYGLTPEQLVILTVARLDCSERYKGYDQILQALPEIRRQIPSVRYLIVGKGSDRPRIEQLIAKLDLKDCVTLTGFIPDAELGDHYNLCDVFAMPSKGEGFGIVYLEALACGKPTLGGNRDGAIDALCHGELGALVDPDDTSAIARTLIQILQGTYSHPIIYRPEVLRQKVIDTFGFEQFKQTMNNLIQFNLGCP comes from the coding sequence ATGCCAGAATTAGCAGGTCGAACTAACTGCCACTTGTGGTTTCCGAATATTTTTGAATTTAAAGGCGGAATTCAAGTCTATTCGGCTTTCTTGCTCAATGCTTTGGAAAGCTTATATCCAAATTGGCACTATCAGGTTTATCTCAAGCACGACACTCGATCGCCATTCGATCTTGCGCGATCGCCCAATACTCAGTTTTACTATACTGGCTCTTTACCTTTACGGTTGCGAACAGTTGGCTTTGCCGCTCAGATCTGTGGAGCGGGACTGTGGCAGCGACCGAGTTTAGCGATCGCAACTCACCTGAATTTTACTGTTGCTGCCTATTGGTTGAAACAGCTAACTGGTATGCCTTACTGGGCGATCGCCCACGGTGTAGAAGCTTGGGATATTAATAGACCTACTCTACAAAAAGCCTTGCATCATGCCGACCGCATTCTTGCCGTCAGTAGCTATACACGCGATCGCTTGCTCAAAGAGCAAAATCTCGACCCGGCAAAAGTTTCGCTTTTACCCAACACTTTTGATGCCGAGCGCTTTAAAATTCAGCCAAAGCCGCAATACTTATTAGAGCGTTACGGACTGACACCGGAACAACTAGTAATTTTGACTGTTGCTAGGTTAGATTGCAGCGAACGTTACAAAGGATACGACCAAATTTTGCAAGCATTGCCTGAGATTCGCCGTCAGATTCCTAGCGTTCGTTATCTGATTGTTGGCAAGGGTAGCGATCGCCCTCGGATCGAACAGTTAATCGCAAAACTCGATTTAAAAGATTGCGTGACCTTAACTGGATTTATTCCCGATGCCGAACTTGGCGATCACTATAACTTGTGTGATGTTTTTGCCATGCCGAGTAAAGGTGAGGGGTTTGGCATTGTCTACCTAGAAGCTTTAGCCTGTGGCAAACCGACTCTAGGAGGAAATCGAGATGGTGCAATTGATGCCCTTTGTCACGGCGAATTAGGAGCATTAGTCGATCCAGACGATACCAGCGCGATCGCCCGAACTTTGATTCAGATTTTGCAAGGCACTTATTCGCATCCAATTATTTATCGACCTGAAGTTTTAAGACAAAAAGTTATCGATACTTTCGGATTCGAGCAGTTTAAACAAACGATGAATAACTTAATTCAATTCAATTTGGGCTGTCCATGA
- a CDS encoding glycosyltransferase family 4 protein encodes MADHIFVASSITQRSLLDVGVKPEKISVIPYGAPIDYFHPQTKADRLFRALFVGRVGPRKGFHYLLQAWQELQLPDAELLAIGINEFPDNWLTQYRDTFRYIPSLPHAALNEYYSAASVFVFPSLVEGFGLVLLEAMACGIPVITTPNTAGPDILTDGVEGFIIPIRDVEALKKKLEWCYSHPQELAQMGRAARHKAEQLTWGLYRQQLASRVQELLCQN; translated from the coding sequence CTGGCAGACCATATATTTGTCGCATCTTCTATTACCCAAAGATCGCTATTAGATGTAGGTGTCAAACCAGAAAAAATTAGCGTTATCCCCTACGGCGCACCGATTGATTATTTCCACCCGCAAACTAAAGCCGATCGGCTGTTTCGCGCTTTGTTTGTCGGTCGCGTTGGACCTCGCAAGGGCTTCCACTACTTATTACAAGCTTGGCAAGAACTACAACTACCCGATGCCGAACTATTAGCGATCGGGATTAACGAGTTTCCCGACAACTGGTTGACTCAATATAGAGATACTTTTCGCTATATTCCATCTCTCCCTCACGCAGCATTGAACGAGTATTATAGTGCCGCAAGCGTTTTTGTTTTTCCCTCACTTGTAGAAGGATTTGGACTCGTACTGCTAGAGGCAATGGCTTGCGGGATTCCTGTCATCACGACACCCAATACTGCTGGTCCAGATATTCTGACAGACGGGGTAGAAGGCTTCATTATCCCCATTCGCGATGTCGAAGCTCTAAAGAAAAAACTGGAATGGTGTTATTCCCACCCCCAAGAATTAGCTCAAATGGGAAGAGCGGCTCGCCACAAAGCCGAGCAATTAACTTGGGGATTGTATCGACAGCAATTAGCCAGTCGCGTCCAGGAGCTTTTATGCCAGAATTAG
- a CDS encoding class I SAM-dependent methyltransferase, with protein MKTISLQSHWSESWKQSYSYDLLEMYGETSYRGYSYAYAHRYKHTLELVQKVTRPGAKILDVAAAQGNFSLTLAELGYEVTWNDLREELVDYVKLKWEYGIIHYKPGNVFTLGFDAEFDLILITEVIEHVAHPDLFLKKIAQMVKPGGHLVMSTPNGEYFQNRLPKFSDCPDPSQFEAIQFQPNSDGHIFLLHLDEIENIIHQAGLSIQETRIFTNPLTNGHLKLGKLLHFLAPSWVDACENFTQALPLVWRKKIHTGVAVLLTRIA; from the coding sequence ATGAAAACAATTAGTCTTCAAAGTCATTGGTCGGAGAGTTGGAAACAAAGTTATTCATATGATTTATTAGAAATGTATGGAGAAACTAGTTATCGTGGATATAGCTATGCGTATGCTCATCGATATAAGCATACTTTAGAGTTGGTTCAAAAAGTTACAAGACCAGGGGCAAAAATTTTAGATGTAGCTGCTGCCCAGGGAAACTTTAGTTTGACTTTGGCAGAGCTAGGCTATGAAGTTACCTGGAACGATCTGCGTGAAGAATTGGTTGATTATGTCAAACTGAAGTGGGAGTATGGAATTATTCACTACAAACCAGGAAATGTTTTCACATTAGGGTTTGATGCTGAATTCGATCTCATTTTAATTACTGAAGTTATCGAACACGTTGCTCATCCCGATCTATTTCTGAAGAAAATAGCTCAGATGGTGAAGCCTGGAGGTCACCTAGTCATGAGTACGCCAAATGGCGAATATTTTCAAAATCGTCTGCCTAAATTTTCGGATTGTCCCGACCCCAGCCAGTTTGAAGCAATACAATTTCAACCCAATTCAGACGGTCATATCTTTTTATTACATTTAGATGAAATAGAAAACATAATTCATCAAGCTGGATTATCGATTCAGGAGACAAGAATTTTTACAAATCCACTAACTAACGGTCATTTAAAACTAGGAAAATTATTGCATTTTCTCGCTCCTAGCTGGGTTGATGCTTGTGAAAATTTTACGCAAGCTTTGCCATTAGTCTGGCGAAAAAAAATTCACACTGGAGTTGCCGTTTTACTGACTCGTATAGCCTAG
- a CDS encoding glycosyltransferase family 2 protein, with translation MPLFSVIIPTYQRNDLLAKCLHCLAPEIQTLPFEQYEVIVTDDGSEVTAEQMIRECFPWVKWVSDSRKGPAANRNNGAKYASGEWLVFTDDDCLPDPQWLEAYAKAKITEPFYLVFEGRTYVDRPRQSLAETSPINESGGYLWSCNFAIQKQLFEFLTGFDERFPYAAMEDVDFRLRLVKSGYKFSFVKTASVCHPWRSKGGWNKIKQHREATFIYLSIHEELVNINSIYYFFVCFKEFC, from the coding sequence ATGCCTTTATTTTCTGTCATTATACCTACCTACCAACGCAATGACTTACTAGCAAAATGCCTACATTGTCTAGCACCTGAGATTCAAACTCTGCCGTTTGAGCAGTATGAAGTCATTGTTACTGATGATGGTTCTGAAGTAACTGCCGAGCAAATGATTCGCGAGTGTTTTCCTTGGGTAAAGTGGGTATCCGATTCTCGTAAAGGTCCGGCAGCAAACCGAAATAATGGGGCAAAATATGCCAGTGGTGAGTGGCTAGTTTTTACGGATGATGATTGTCTCCCAGATCCTCAATGGCTAGAAGCCTATGCTAAAGCTAAAATTACTGAGCCATTTTATCTAGTTTTCGAGGGGCGAACTTATGTCGATCGCCCAAGACAAAGCCTTGCAGAAACTTCACCTATTAATGAGTCAGGTGGTTATTTATGGTCGTGTAATTTTGCCATACAAAAGCAACTCTTTGAGTTTCTCACTGGTTTTGATGAACGATTTCCCTACGCTGCGATGGAAGATGTAGATTTTAGATTAAGGCTTGTCAAGAGTGGATACAAGTTTTCTTTTGTAAAAACTGCTTCTGTGTGCCATCCCTGGAGATCCAAGGGAGGATGGAACAAAATAAAACAACATCGAGAAGCAACATTTATTTACTTATCTATTCATGAAGAATTGGTAAATATTAATTCTATATATTATTTTTTTGTTTGCTTTAAGGAGTTTTGTTAA
- a CDS encoding glycosyltransferase, translating into MSKNLPRILLVTEATLSQEGKGVNRTLVNLFENYPAESLMLFCPEHELHSNPTSSPFNRQVLSFSGHRLPTVHNRLGKFLNPSIARINLQLLDWFPISNLQKLEEFDPDIILICPVTSLCLLMGYKLTQYFQCPSSIYFMDDWIACDNSRWLSNSVQKTATQLLKQANGWLMISEQLQNELSKRYQIKPQSSLIVHNPVDLLDKHLPATVTTHEGTFKVVYAGSIWSMHYDALAAIAEAIFQLRCDGKDIELVVHTDKCFWNPYREKWKQWEVTYGDIIPYQELNSYLQRADLLLVASSFLPEYAHMTRSSVQTKLTDYMAAGRPILACGPAYSACNQFLKKWKCGLVCETNQVSTIESFLIDTISNKSLQQEIAEVAFKVLNENFDKKIVTEKLQSYVKQIFSQNIRGDRILKTKKSSSDKLLASDCN; encoded by the coding sequence ATGTCTAAAAATCTACCTCGCATTTTATTAGTTACTGAAGCGACTTTAAGTCAAGAAGGCAAGGGGGTTAATCGAACTCTCGTCAATTTATTTGAGAACTACCCTGCTGAATCACTGATGTTGTTTTGTCCCGAACACGAGTTACATTCTAACCCGACAAGTTCGCCATTCAATCGCCAGGTGCTTTCCTTTTCTGGACATCGTTTACCCACAGTGCATAATCGATTAGGAAAATTTCTTAATCCTTCGATCGCTCGGATTAATCTACAATTGCTCGATTGGTTTCCTATTTCAAATTTACAGAAACTAGAAGAATTTGACCCAGACATTATCTTAATTTGTCCGGTCACGTCTTTGTGTTTACTCATGGGTTATAAATTAACTCAATACTTTCAATGTCCATCCTCAATTTACTTTATGGATGATTGGATAGCCTGCGATAACTCGCGGTGGCTATCGAACAGCGTTCAAAAAACGGCTACTCAACTTTTAAAACAGGCAAATGGCTGGTTGATGATTAGCGAGCAATTACAAAATGAACTATCAAAACGCTATCAGATAAAACCTCAAAGTTCGCTGATCGTCCATAATCCTGTTGACTTATTAGACAAGCATCTGCCTGCTACAGTAACTACTCATGAAGGTACGTTTAAAGTTGTCTATGCTGGTTCTATTTGGTCAATGCACTATGATGCACTAGCTGCGATCGCTGAAGCAATTTTTCAGCTCAGATGCGATGGAAAAGATATTGAACTTGTGGTGCATACAGACAAATGTTTCTGGAATCCATACAGAGAAAAATGGAAACAGTGGGAAGTAACGTATGGCGATATAATTCCCTATCAAGAACTCAATAGCTATCTCCAGCGTGCCGATCTACTACTTGTCGCTTCATCATTTTTACCTGAATATGCACACATGACTCGTTCTTCAGTACAAACTAAATTAACTGACTATATGGCTGCTGGTAGACCAATTTTAGCTTGCGGTCCAGCTTACTCCGCTTGTAATCAATTCTTGAAAAAATGGAAGTGTGGACTTGTTTGTGAAACAAACCAAGTTAGTACCATCGAGAGTTTTTTAATAGATACAATCTCAAATAAATCTTTACAGCAAGAAATAGCAGAAGTGGCTTTTAAGGTTTTAAATGAGAATTTCGATAAAAAAATAGTGACCGAGAAACTTCAGTCATATGTTAAGCAGATTTTTAGTCAAAATATCAGAGGCGATCGCATACTCAAAACAAAAAAATCTTCGAGCGACAAGCTTTTAGCTTCTGACTGTAATTAA
- a CDS encoding NAD-dependent epimerase/dehydratase family protein: protein MKKLLVTGSSGLIGSEVCLHFASQGWAIHGIDNNQRAVFFGPQGDTRWNQKRLESLIKGFVHHEIDIRDRQRVLDLIESLRPEAIVHTAAQPSHDRAAAIPFDDFDTNAVGTLNLLEATRQFVPEAPFVHLSTNKVYGDAPNEIAMMELETRWEYAEPTYQYGIPESFRIDQSKHSLFGASKVAADVMVQEYGRYFGLKTCCLRGGCLTGPNHSGVELHGFLSYLVKCNLENRTYKVFGYKGKQVRDNIHSYDVARFIEEFIQAPHCGEVYNLGGGKDNTCSILEAFELVASLTHKKMQYEYVDKNREGDHICYYSDLRKMQNHYSNWFITKPLKSIFSEIVTTWTKRLQEVA, encoded by the coding sequence ATGAAGAAATTACTAGTAACTGGATCGTCGGGACTTATTGGATCTGAAGTTTGCCTACATTTTGCTAGCCAAGGTTGGGCAATTCATGGTATTGATAATAATCAAAGAGCTGTTTTTTTTGGACCCCAAGGAGATACTCGTTGGAATCAAAAGCGCTTGGAATCTCTGATTAAAGGTTTCGTGCATCATGAAATAGATATTCGCGATCGCCAACGAGTTCTAGATCTCATTGAAAGTCTCAGACCAGAGGCGATCGTGCATACAGCAGCACAACCCAGTCACGACAGAGCAGCGGCGATTCCTTTCGATGACTTCGATACCAATGCAGTAGGAACGCTAAATCTGTTGGAGGCAACGCGCCAATTTGTGCCGGAAGCTCCTTTCGTACACTTATCTACTAACAAAGTGTACGGAGATGCACCGAATGAGATTGCCATGATGGAGTTAGAAACCCGATGGGAATATGCCGAGCCAACTTATCAATATGGTATTCCTGAATCATTCCGCATTGACCAATCGAAGCATTCTCTGTTTGGTGCTTCTAAAGTTGCAGCTGATGTCATGGTTCAAGAGTACGGTCGATATTTTGGACTCAAAACTTGCTGCTTGCGTGGTGGATGTTTGACAGGACCGAATCATAGTGGTGTAGAACTGCATGGATTTCTTAGTTACTTAGTGAAATGTAATTTAGAAAATCGCACCTACAAAGTTTTCGGATATAAGGGAAAACAAGTACGAGATAATATTCATTCCTATGATGTCGCTCGTTTCATTGAAGAGTTTATCCAAGCACCCCATTGTGGTGAAGTTTACAACTTAGGTGGTGGTAAGGATAATACTTGCTCTATTTTGGAAGCTTTCGAGCTTGTGGCTTCGCTGACTCATAAAAAGATGCAGTACGAGTATGTAGATAAAAATCGCGAAGGAGACCATATTTGCTACTACAGCGATCTCCGCAAAATGCAGAATCACTATTCTAATTGGTTTATTACAAAACCTTTGAAATCTATATTTTCAGAAATTGTAACGACTTGGACAAAAAGACTTCAAGAGGTAGCATAG
- a CDS encoding IS5 family transposase produces MKTKAKESYRIRNWNAYDAALKQRGSITFWVDEAVIQQWHNEQKTGRRGASNHYSEVAIATMGTIQSLFHLAGRQTEGFLESLFTLMGIDLAVPDHSTLSRRLRKLAVELPVVPKTKAVHVVVDSTGVKVYGEGEWKVRQHGVSKRRTWRKLHLGVDEATGEILAATVSSNNVADGEVLPQLLDNIVEEIAQVSADGAYDTADCYDAIDQREATAAIPPRRNARIWQHGNSKQKPHPRDENLRRIRSSGRKRWKRNSGYHRRSLAETTMFRLKTIFGGKLRRRTFDNQAVELFLQCAALNRMIQHGKPDSHKVEI; encoded by the coding sequence ATGAAGACAAAAGCCAAGGAAAGCTACCGGATTCGTAATTGGAATGCGTATGACGCAGCACTCAAACAACGAGGCAGCATTACCTTCTGGGTGGATGAAGCAGTGATTCAGCAGTGGCACAACGAGCAAAAAACTGGGCGCAGAGGCGCTTCCAATCATTATAGTGAGGTAGCAATTGCGACAATGGGTACGATTCAATCACTGTTTCATCTGGCGGGACGACAGACAGAAGGCTTTTTGGAATCACTGTTTACCCTCATGGGGATTGATTTAGCAGTGCCAGACCACTCTACGTTATCGCGCCGACTGAGGAAATTGGCGGTGGAACTACCTGTGGTACCCAAAACCAAAGCGGTGCATGTGGTAGTTGATTCTACCGGAGTGAAAGTCTATGGAGAGGGAGAGTGGAAAGTGCGTCAACACGGAGTCAGTAAGCGGCGGACTTGGCGGAAGTTGCATTTAGGAGTGGATGAAGCCACGGGGGAGATCCTGGCAGCTACGGTCAGCAGCAATAATGTCGCCGACGGCGAAGTGTTACCCCAGCTGCTTGACAACATCGTCGAAGAAATTGCGCAAGTATCTGCTGATGGAGCCTATGATACTGCGGACTGCTATGATGCCATTGACCAACGAGAAGCCACAGCTGCAATTCCCCCTCGTCGCAATGCTCGGATCTGGCAGCATGGCAACAGCAAGCAGAAACCACATCCACGAGACGAGAATTTACGTCGGATTCGCTCAAGTGGACGTAAACGTTGGAAGCGCAACAGTGGCTACCATCGTCGTTCGCTAGCTGAAACCACGATGTTTCGTCTCAAAACTATCTTCGGTGGCAAGTTGCGGCGACGGACTTTTGACAATCAGGCGGTAGAGTTATTCCTCCAATGTGCGGCGCTCAACCGCATGATTCAGCATGGCAAGCCCGATAGTCACAAAGTAGAGATTTAG
- a CDS encoding DUF4082 domain-containing protein yields the protein MSSSLTELRRHTQNLLISPYLCNKAVNAHTDSNISAVSDAVVASAQARGVPIVSARQMLTWLDGRNSSSFSSLVWNNNTLSFAIAPGTGARGLQAMIPLRSAAGTVASITLNSSPVTYTTQQIKGIEYALFSAASGNYVATYTTDTTPPSISSTSPSNGETNLSLGSSFTATFSEAIDPATINADTFGLRDSTNAIVPASVTYNAATRTATLQPSSSLLAGKTYTATVIGGTSQVRVQDLAGNPLAANFTWSFTTTTSSSYRLWNDTATPTTASAPDAQAVELGVKFKSDVNGYVTGIRFYKGSGNIGTHVGNLWTSTGQLLATATFSNETASGWQQVNFSQPVAINANTIYVASYHTSSGRYAINEGYFTTSIDSPPLHFLRDGESGGNGVYKYGTTGFPTNTYRASNYWVDVTFTTNTNNPTPPVTDTTPPSVSAVSPSNGATNVSTNTSIAATFSEALDPATINANTFVLQAANNEIVPASVTYDAASRMAILQPSSSLATGTTYRATVRGGTTQPRVQDLAGNALATNSTWSFTTAAAASTSAYSIWSSNAMPVVVADSDTAAVELGIKFRTDVSGYITGIRFYKGTGNTGVHIGNLWTSSGQQLATATFTNETASGWQQVNFDRPVAISANTVYVASYHTNVGRYSSDENYFAVSGADNGPLHFLVNGASGGNGVYKYGSSGFPNQTYKASNYWVDVVFTPNN from the coding sequence TTGTCTTCATCGTTGACTGAGTTGAGACGGCATACTCAAAATTTACTCATTTCTCCTTATTTGTGCAACAAAGCCGTCAACGCCCATACTGATAGCAACATCTCAGCAGTTTCCGATGCAGTAGTTGCCTCAGCACAAGCCCGTGGTGTACCGATAGTCTCCGCTCGTCAAATGTTGACCTGGCTTGATGGTCGCAACAGTTCCTCATTCAGCTCGTTGGTATGGAATAACAATACTTTAAGCTTTGCGATCGCGCCAGGTACAGGTGCAAGAGGGTTACAAGCAATGATTCCATTGAGATCGGCTGCTGGAACAGTTGCCAGCATTACACTTAATAGTAGCCCAGTTACTTACACAACCCAGCAAATCAAAGGTATTGAGTACGCCTTGTTCTCAGCTGCCAGTGGAAACTACGTTGCTACGTATACTACAGACACGACTCCACCCAGTATTAGTTCTACTTCTCCCAGCAACGGCGAAACAAACCTCAGCCTTGGATCGAGTTTCACAGCTACCTTCAGCGAGGCAATCGACCCAGCAACAATTAATGCAGATACTTTCGGATTACGAGATTCCACCAATGCGATCGTACCCGCTAGCGTCACCTACAACGCCGCGACCCGCACTGCTACATTGCAACCAAGCAGTTCGCTGCTGGCAGGGAAAACATATACTGCTACTGTTATAGGTGGGACGAGTCAAGTTCGCGTTCAAGATTTAGCAGGTAACCCTCTAGCCGCTAACTTTACTTGGTCTTTCACCACAACAACATCGAGTTCATATAGGCTCTGGAATGATACGGCAACGCCTACCACAGCATCTGCTCCTGACGCTCAAGCTGTGGAATTGGGAGTCAAATTCAAGTCCGATGTCAACGGTTATGTGACGGGCATCCGCTTCTACAAAGGCAGTGGCAATATCGGGACGCACGTTGGCAACCTCTGGACGAGTACGGGGCAGCTACTAGCAACCGCTACCTTTAGCAACGAAACTGCTAGCGGTTGGCAACAAGTTAACTTTTCTCAACCAGTAGCAATTAACGCTAACACGATCTACGTCGCCTCCTACCACACCAGCAGCGGTCGTTACGCTATCAACGAAGGCTATTTCACCACCAGCATTGATAGCCCACCACTACATTTTCTGCGCGATGGCGAGAGTGGCGGGAATGGAGTGTACAAGTACGGTACAACTGGCTTTCCTACCAACACCTATCGTGCTAGCAACTATTGGGTTGATGTCACCTTTACTACCAATACCAATAATCCAACCCCACCAGTTACAGATACGACTCCACCCAGTGTCAGTGCAGTTTCTCCCAGCAACGGCGCGACCAACGTGAGTACTAATACGAGTATCGCTGCAACTTTTAGCGAAGCGCTCGACCCGGCGACGATAAATGCCAATACTTTTGTGTTGCAGGCTGCCAATAACGAGATCGTCCCTGCCAGCGTCACATACGATGCAGCTAGCCGCATGGCAATCCTACAACCGAGCAGTTCGCTGGCAACTGGTACAACCTATCGCGCTACGGTCAGAGGTGGGACAACTCAACCACGGGTACAAGACCTCGCTGGCAATGCTCTAGCTACTAACTCTACCTGGTCTTTCACCACCGCAGCCGCAGCATCGACTTCTGCTTATAGTATTTGGAGTTCCAATGCAATGCCCGTTGTGGTAGCCGACTCTGATACCGCAGCCGTGGAACTTGGCATTAAGTTTAGAACAGATGTCAGCGGTTATATCACTGGTATTCGATTCTATAAGGGTACTGGAAATACAGGCGTACATATTGGTAACTTGTGGACTAGCAGTGGTCAACAACTGGCAACGGCAACATTTACCAACGAAACCGCGTCAGGTTGGCAGCAAGTCAATTTCGATCGCCCCGTAGCAATTAGCGCCAATACTGTCTATGTTGCTTCTTATCACACCAATGTCGGGCGCTACTCTAGTGATGAAAATTACTTTGCTGTTTCTGGCGCTGACAATGGACCGCTACACTTTCTAGTCAATGGAGCTAGTGGTGGCAATGGAGTGTACAAATACGGCTCCAGTGGCTTCCCCAACCAGACATATAAGGCGAGTAACTACTGGGTTGATGTTGTCTTTACTCCCAATAACTAA